The nucleotide window GGCGGAGGGTCTGCTTTGAAGTTTGCGTCAGATCTCATTCCGACTGGAGTCGGAATTAGGATCTGACGCAACGACCAAAATTCTCATTCCGAGAGGAGTCGGAGTTAAAATCTGACGCAACGACTGAAGTACTTGCTCCGACAGGAGTTAGGATTTGACGCAACAACTGAAATTCCCATTCCGACTGGAGTCGGAATTAGGATCTGACGCAACGACTAAAGTACTTACTCCGACCGGAGTCGGGATTAGGATATAGCGCGACGGTCAAAGGCATGTCCAGACAAGGGGCGACTTATCAAATTCGGGAGGGAGACTATCATAACATCATCCGCTTTGGAAACCGACTGGCGGCGGGCGGTGGGCGATATTCCGTTTTTTGCCGAGAAATTTCTGAATCTGGGACTGCATCCGGGGCAGAGAAGATGGCTGGAGAGAAGCGACCGGATGGAGAATCTTCTGGTCACCGGCAACCGCTGGGGGAAATCGTTTGTCTCGGCGGTGAAGATTGTCCATCACGCTCTCTTCCGGATTCGCAACCTGAAATATGACCGCGCCCTGCGGTACCGTATTGTTACCGCCAGCCTGACTCTCGACCAGGCGCGAATAATTTTCGATACGGTAGCACGCCTGTTCCAGGAACAATTCATAATCAAGAACCTGATTCGGCGGATGGTGGTGACACCGTATCCCCGCCTTTACCTCGGCAACGGCGCCATAATCGAAGCCCGCTCTACGCAACGTCAGGGAGAATATCTGCTGGGGAACGATTACGACTATTTTGTCTATGACGAGGTGGCGTATGATGATGACGCCGAGTATGTCGTCAATAATGTCATAAAGATGCGTCTGGCTGACCGGATGGGAAAGCTCGACCTGGTTTCGACCCCAAACGGCAAGAACTGGTTTTACCGGAAGATGCTGGAGTTGAAGGAGCGGCGTGACGACGGCTATGTTCAGGGGGGCGATTCGCGCGAGAACAGTTTTATCTCCGGCGAATATCTTCGGATGCAGACAAAATACCTCAGCGACCATCGGGTGGCGCAGAACATTATGGGGCAGTTTGTCGATAGCGGCGCGGAGATTATACCGGGAAAGTATATCGATGCGGCGTTAATTCCCGATGATAAGGGGGATGAGTCTTCATCCGACGGCAGGGAATCCTTCTATATCACCGGCTGGGATTTGGCGCGCAAGAAAACGGCGACGGTGGGG belongs to Candidatus Zixiibacteriota bacterium and includes:
- a CDS encoding terminase family protein; the encoded protein is METDWRRAVGDIPFFAEKFLNLGLHPGQRRWLERSDRMENLLVTGNRWGKSFVSAVKIVHHALFRIRNLKYDRALRYRIVTASLTLDQARIIFDTVARLFQEQFIIKNLIRRMVVTPYPRLYLGNGAIIEARSTQRQGEYLLGNDYDYFVYDEVAYDDDAEYVVNNVIKMRLADRMGKLDLVSTPNGKNWFYRKMLELKERRDDGYVQGGDSRENSFISGEYLRMQTKYLSDHRVAQNIMGQFVDSGAEIIPGKYIDAALIPDDKGDESSSDGRESFYITGWDLARKKTATVGITVQVQNGIVTVVDLERIRKWDWNIILEQIRKQQKKYPGRILVDATGLGDVVVSQISELNPTAIIMTPKTKAELMTNLELFHSMEKIRYHRWELPDSAGADSGSGRVWSLEDELREARWDSAETGDALVALALALWPLHEREVPMIKPRVGKG